In Anaerolineae bacterium, the following are encoded in one genomic region:
- a CDS encoding ABC transporter permease produces MERGDHYKMVIDHKIAQKKNLKVGDKLIWKEKEFIVVGIMEPIETAPDHFVLMPIETVRRLLKQPHVTHFVNVVPQDPGQADALAERIIQEINVNRGQRPPKGF; encoded by the coding sequence CTGGAGCGTGGGGATCATTATAAGATGGTCATTGACCACAAGATTGCTCAAAAGAAGAACTTGAAAGTAGGCGATAAACTTATCTGGAAGGAAAAAGAGTTTATCGTAGTGGGGATCATGGAACCCATAGAGACAGCCCCCGATCACTTTGTCCTTATGCCCATTGAAACTGTGCGCCGTCTCCTAAAACAGCCACACGTAACTCACTTTGTGAATGTGGTACCTCAGGACCCAGGGCAGGCAGATGCCCTTGCCGAGCGCATAATCCAGGAGATAAACGTAAATCGAGGGCAGAGGCCGCCAAAGGGCTTCTGA